From Plectropomus leopardus isolate mb chromosome 17, YSFRI_Pleo_2.0, whole genome shotgun sequence, a single genomic window includes:
- the LOC121956914 gene encoding troponin I, fast skeletal muscle-like has protein sequence MSEKKLTSSRRHHLKSLILSIAQNWLQQEEKDNKAAKEAYMAEHCPAPDMSGDQAALMETCKKLHALIDTVDEERYDIHAKVQKADKEIEDLKIKVVDLRGVKKPALKKVRMSADSMLKALLGSKHTVNMDLRANLKQVKKETKEEPVEAAGDWRKNIEDKADRKKMFESA, from the exons ATGTCTGA GAAAAAGTTGACTTCCAGCCGCAGGCATCACCTGAAG AGTCTGATCCTCTCCATCGCTCAGAACTGGCTCCAGCAGgaggaaaaagacaacaaagctGCGAAGGAGGCCTACATGGCCGAGCACTGTCCTGCCCCCGACATGAGCGGAGACCAGGCCGCCCTGATG GAAACCTGCAAGAAGCTGCACGCCCTCATCGACACGGTGGACGAGGAGCGGTACGACATCCACGCCAAAGTGCAGAAGGCCGACAAAGAG ATTGAAGACCTGAAGATCAAAGTCGTGGATCTGAGAGGAGTGAAGAAACCGGCTCTGAAGAAAGTGCGTATGTCCGCCGACAGCATGCTGAAGGCTCTGCTGGGCTCCAAACACACCGTCAACATGGACCTGAGGGCCAACCTGAAGCAGGTGAAGAAGGAGACCAAAGAAGAG cCGGTAGAAGCTGCCGGTGATTGGCGTAAGAACATCGAGGACAAGGCCGACAGGAAGAAGATGTTCGAGTCCGCCTAA